From the genome of Muricauda sp. SCSIO 64092, one region includes:
- a CDS encoding FMN-dependent NADH-azoreductase has translation MKVLHIDCSLRHKGSVSRQLSQAFVDKLRKRHSIEIDRLDLAVDTPPHISQDYAQAMYVPMDEHTTETKKVLALSNKLVDRLFEADLMVLGLPMYNFGIPSVFKSYIDHISRSGRTFVADDTGFHGQVTNLKVVVLNSRGGSYKDKATKAMDFVEPYISLIFGFLGITDITFMNIEPTDFYGPEARKMAIQEVNAKIDAFMDKL, from the coding sequence ATGAAAGTACTTCACATTGATTGTAGCCTAAGACATAAGGGTTCGGTTTCAAGACAACTATCACAGGCATTTGTTGATAAGCTCAGAAAAAGGCACTCCATTGAAATAGACCGATTGGACCTGGCGGTGGATACGCCACCCCATATTAGCCAGGACTATGCACAGGCCATGTATGTTCCCATGGATGAACATACCACTGAAACCAAAAAAGTGTTGGCGCTGTCCAACAAATTGGTCGACCGTCTTTTTGAAGCGGACCTGATGGTTCTGGGCCTTCCCATGTACAATTTCGGAATACCTTCCGTTTTTAAGTCCTATATCGATCACATCTCTCGCTCGGGCCGAACTTTTGTGGCCGATGACACCGGATTTCACGGTCAGGTAACGAATCTTAAAGTTGTGGTTCTCAACAGTAGGGGCGGCTCATACAAAGACAAAGCCACTAAGGCCATGGACTTTGTTGAACCCTATATAAGTTTGATTTTCGGTTTTCTTGGAATAACGGACATCACCTTTATGAACATTGAACCTACGGATTTTTACGGCCCGGAAGCAAGAAAAATGGCGATTCAAGAGGTAAATGCTAAAATCGACGCCTTTATGGACAAGCTTTAG
- a CDS encoding GNAT family N-acetyltransferase, giving the protein MQISENGIDQGYITELLTWSIENGRILIATISRKIVGEIHAYTPKIHAFQHMPTDVTTLVDPDSQGKGVGRRLFGSFLGKVKYDVPSIKTIELYTHEHNERNVRFYTSLGFINKGCQKTKCLLRNHNLKPHCIWPGSIRIMERKREKMVPFNYEVVAKTSGCQCQERFVHLCFHV; this is encoded by the coding sequence GTGCAAATTTCTGAAAATGGGATTGATCAGGGGTATATCACTGAGTTATTGACCTGGTCCATTGAAAATGGGCGCATCCTCATTGCAACAATCAGTAGGAAAATTGTGGGGGAAATTCATGCATATACCCCAAAAATCCATGCTTTTCAACATATGCCAACGGATGTAACAACCCTCGTTGACCCGGACAGCCAAGGCAAAGGAGTTGGAAGAAGACTTTTCGGGAGTTTCCTGGGTAAAGTGAAGTATGACGTGCCCTCCATTAAAACAATCGAATTGTACACCCACGAGCATAATGAGCGCAATGTAAGGTTTTATACCAGTCTTGGTTTCATAAACAAAGGATGTCAAAAGACAAAATGCCTATTACGGAATCACAATTTGAAACCCCATTGCATATGGCCTGGTTCAATCCGAATTATGGAACGCAAAAGGGAAAAAATGGTTCCGTTTAATTATGAAGTAGTGGCAAAAACATCAGGGTGCCAGTGCCAAGAGCGATTCGTGCATCTTTGCTTTCATGTTTAA
- a CDS encoding GyrI-like domain-containing protein has product MHPTTKKSHQKSLNRAIDYINDHLKESIDLNTLTEVSNISKYHFHRIFKAHIGESVAAYVTRIRLERAAQHLQTSKMSLIEIAARVGYRSQYSLSKAFKKHFGMAPSKFRKMEIYALTPNDHVKAKAGELHPVIRTVGSFYLVYIRIIAKYGSSKEYDRAWYRLLEYAQEKEVLNDRTEYLGLNFDDPAITKDEQCRFYACITVEEPLKPEGEFGSLFVEGGKYAIFTHKGPYSGLHGLYQNICFDWIPKNAITFGKGVSFEKYLNSPDEVSPEELITEVFIPIQ; this is encoded by the coding sequence ATGCATCCTACCACCAAGAAATCCCACCAAAAATCCTTGAACAGGGCCATTGATTATATCAATGATCACCTGAAGGAGTCCATCGACTTGAATACCCTTACTGAGGTATCCAACATTTCAAAGTACCATTTCCATCGGATTTTTAAGGCCCATATTGGGGAGTCGGTAGCGGCCTATGTTACCAGGATACGTTTGGAAAGGGCGGCCCAACACTTGCAAACATCCAAAATGTCCCTGATCGAGATTGCCGCAAGGGTAGGGTATAGGTCCCAGTATTCCTTATCCAAGGCCTTCAAGAAGCATTTTGGGATGGCGCCCTCCAAATTCCGGAAAATGGAGATTTACGCCCTTACGCCCAATGACCATGTGAAGGCTAAAGCGGGTGAATTGCATCCCGTAATACGCACTGTTGGGAGCTTTTATCTTGTCTACATCCGCATCATAGCAAAGTATGGATCCTCGAAGGAGTATGATCGGGCATGGTACAGGCTGTTGGAATATGCCCAGGAAAAAGAAGTGTTGAATGACCGTACGGAGTACCTGGGGCTTAATTTTGATGACCCGGCCATTACCAAGGATGAGCAGTGTCGGTTCTATGCCTGCATTACCGTGGAGGAACCCTTAAAACCAGAAGGCGAGTTTGGTTCATTGTTCGTGGAAGGCGGGAAATATGCCATTTTTACCCATAAAGGCCCTTACTCAGGGCTCCATGGTCTCTACCAAAACATTTGTTTCGATTGGATTCCCAAAAACGCCATTACGTTTGGAAAGGGAGTTTCGTTTGAAAAATATTTGAACAGTCCTGATGAGGTATCCCCAGAGGAGCTGATTACTGAAGTCTTTATTCCAATCCAATAG
- a CDS encoding helix-turn-helix domain-containing protein: MAKKEIPVFETSNDLHQATGYDHRSHIPGFDIFTLESLEPTTRKCMPPYRQGFYQIGILSNTGNSQINLNTNAVKLEKLPLWFVVPGQVFSWFRDAESTGYHIQFRKEFISKSIPDLTGEFPFLKLSENSVFLMTPEEQQSLEVDMQRMHSVFQNPHPYQERMLQGMLTSVLYNCKSIYERYKTTESHLSRGQVLTQKFQQLVDKLYVDSKNVGDYAQQLNVTPNYLTTTIKQITGKTAKDIIQQRVFLESKTMLSFTTLDVAEIAYRLNFQEPTHFTRFFKKYSGTTPNKFRQSL; this comes from the coding sequence ATGGCCAAAAAGGAAATTCCGGTATTCGAAACCAGTAATGATCTTCACCAGGCAACGGGATACGATCATCGCAGCCATATTCCCGGGTTCGATATTTTTACGCTGGAATCCTTGGAACCAACCACAAGAAAGTGTATGCCTCCCTACCGTCAGGGATTTTACCAAATTGGAATTCTCAGCAATACGGGCAATAGTCAAATAAATCTGAATACCAATGCCGTGAAACTGGAAAAATTGCCGTTGTGGTTCGTGGTTCCCGGTCAGGTGTTCTCCTGGTTTCGGGATGCTGAATCCACTGGATATCATATTCAGTTCCGAAAGGAGTTTATTTCAAAATCCATTCCCGATCTAACGGGGGAATTCCCTTTTTTAAAGCTCTCTGAAAACAGTGTATTCCTAATGACCCCCGAAGAACAGCAATCGCTGGAGGTGGACATGCAACGGATGCATTCCGTATTTCAAAACCCCCATCCGTACCAGGAAAGGATGTTACAGGGCATGTTGACATCGGTACTCTATAACTGCAAATCCATTTACGAGCGGTACAAGACCACCGAAAGTCATTTATCCAGAGGACAGGTGCTTACCCAAAAATTCCAGCAATTGGTGGACAAACTCTACGTCGATTCAAAAAATGTCGGAGATTATGCGCAACAGCTGAATGTGACCCCCAATTACCTAACCACCACCATAAAACAAATCACCGGTAAGACCGCCAAGGATATCATACAACAACGCGTTTTTCTGGAAAGCAAGACCATGCTTTCCTTTACAACCTTGGACGTAGCGGAAATCGCCTATCGACTCAACTTTCAGGAACCGACACACTTCACACGTTTCTTCAAGAAGTACAGCGGCACCACGCCCAATAAGTTCAGGCAGTCCCTATAG
- a CDS encoding SDR family NAD(P)-dependent oxidoreductase, which yields MEKRQIALVTEAGNGMGKTFATILQNQGYEVILGAKGKSHQELEKTDLHGIKLLKMDFTDQQSVDRLSQYIESAHGKLDVLINNAEIANGFGQKINELKIEEVKELFEENFFSVIRTIQGLHGLLSKSENAIIVNVSSSLGEIEKMKDKGFCYADYQMTGYSTAKAALEMLTLLLSKELKPTSISIHNFNPIRLKNCTHNSVVICKGVEEELLQLIANNTLQY from the coding sequence ATGGAAAAGCGTCAAATTGCTTTGGTTACCGAGGCGGGAAATGGAATGGGAAAGACCTTTGCAACCATTTTGCAAAATCAAGGGTATGAGGTCATATTGGGGGCCAAGGGAAAAAGTCATCAAGAACTGGAAAAAACGGACCTCCATGGCATCAAACTCCTCAAAATGGACTTCACCGATCAGCAAAGTGTGGACAGGCTCAGCCAGTACATCGAAAGCGCTCATGGAAAGCTCGATGTACTTATAAACAATGCTGAAATAGCCAATGGATTTGGTCAAAAAATCAATGAGCTAAAGATAGAAGAGGTAAAAGAACTCTTCGAAGAAAACTTCTTTTCGGTGATACGCACCATCCAAGGTCTACATGGCCTTTTGTCAAAGAGCGAAAATGCAATCATTGTCAATGTATCCAGTTCGCTGGGGGAAATTGAAAAGATGAAAGACAAGGGCTTTTGTTATGCCGACTATCAAATGACGGGGTACTCCACGGCAAAGGCCGCTCTGGAGATGCTGACCCTGTTGCTGTCAAAAGAACTGAAACCAACTTCCATCAGCATACACAATTTTAACCCCATACGATTAAAAAACTGTACGCATAATAGTGTTGTCATTTGTAAAGGAGTGGAAGAAGAGCTTTTACAACTAATCGCCAACAATACGTTGCAGTATTGA
- a CDS encoding DUF6194 family protein, whose translation MTVPELEKWILNNYSDIVVTDTYGERSFFYNPTGLLPKGIYFTTIKENDGPNDKASHLERNGTYRISIGIGKSRYQKLFGPTPKRAPKGGVVDIDLDFTSLQTLMPHPVYAWMGWVAMNNPSKNQLKTLEKLLDIAYANVLKKFEKRKRTSQNIQK comes from the coding sequence ATGACCGTCCCTGAACTTGAAAAATGGATATTGAACAACTATAGCGATATTGTTGTGACCGATACCTATGGAGAACGAAGTTTCTTCTACAATCCCACTGGCCTATTGCCCAAGGGGATTTATTTCACCACGATCAAGGAAAATGACGGCCCCAATGATAAGGCGTCCCACTTGGAAAGGAACGGAACCTACCGGATAAGTATAGGTATTGGAAAAAGCAGATATCAAAAACTGTTTGGCCCTACTCCAAAACGAGCGCCCAAAGGGGGTGTTGTGGACATTGACCTTGATTTCACTTCCCTACAAACCTTGATGCCCCATCCTGTATACGCCTGGATGGGATGGGTGGCCATGAACAATCCTTCCAAAAACCAATTGAAAACCTTGGAAAAACTACTGGACATTGCTTATGCGAACGTCCTAAAAAAATTCGAAAAGCGAAAAAGAACATCCCAAAATATTCAAAAATGA
- a CDS encoding ClbS/DfsB family four-helix bundle protein, with protein MARPQTKKDLQDLGEKNYNKLMDYINGLPLEVQHCEFPNGTMNRNIRDILAHLHHWHLMVLEWYTVGMRGEKPDIPSKAYNWREIPQLNRKIWERYNETPLNEAKALLEKSHRDIMALVDGHANDELFERRRYGWTGNNAMGAYFVSCTSSHYDWGLKLMRKAIKQLGK; from the coding sequence ATGGCCAGACCCCAAACCAAAAAGGACCTTCAAGACCTAGGGGAGAAAAACTATAACAAACTTATGGACTACATCAATGGTCTCCCTCTTGAAGTACAGCACTGCGAGTTTCCCAATGGCACCATGAACCGCAATATCCGGGACATTCTGGCCCACCTGCACCATTGGCATTTGATGGTACTGGAATGGTACACGGTGGGGATGCGCGGGGAAAAGCCCGATATCCCTTCCAAAGCCTACAATTGGCGGGAAATCCCACAATTGAACCGTAAAATATGGGAGCGCTACAACGAAACACCCTTAAATGAGGCCAAAGCACTTCTTGAAAAATCCCATAGGGACATTATGGCACTTGTGGATGGGCATGCCAACGATGAACTATTCGAACGCCGCAGGTATGGGTGGACGGGCAATAATGCCATGGGAGCATACTTTGTAAGTTGCACCTCCAGTCATTACGACTGGGGCCTTAAATTGATGAGGAAGGCTATAAAACAATTGGGGAAATGA